A window from Chiloscyllium punctatum isolate Juve2018m chromosome 3, sChiPun1.3, whole genome shotgun sequence encodes these proteins:
- the LOC140455141 gene encoding ferritin heavy chain A-like, translating to MMASQVCQNYHKDCEDAVNKQINLELYSSYVYLSMFYYFDRDDVALRHFAEFFKEQSHEEWEHAEKLMAFQNKRGGRVLLQDVKKPEQDEWGNGLEAMQRALQMEKDVNQSLLDLHKLSSGHMDPHLCDFLERHYLDEQVKMIKKLGDHITNLKRLGAPENGLGEYLFDRLSLGESD from the coding sequence ATGATGGCCTCCCAAGTGTGTCAGAACTACCACAAGGACTGTGAGGATGCTGTCAACAAGCAGATCAACTTGGAGCTCTATTCCTCCTACGTTTATCTCTCCATGTTCTATTACTTTGACCGGGATGATGTTGCCCTGCGTCACTTTGCTGAGTTCTTCAAGGAGCAGTCCCATGAGGAATGGGAACATGCTGAGAAACTGATGGCATTCCAGAATAAACGTGGAGGCCgagtcctcctgcaggatgtcaaGAAGCCAGAGCAGGATGAGTGGGGCAATGGTCTGGAGGCAATGCAGAGAGCTCTGCAGATGGAGAAGGATGTGAACCAGAGTCTGCTGGATCTGCACAAACTCTCCTCTGGCCACATGGACCCTCATCTGTGTGACTTCCTGGAGAGGCACTACTTGGATGAGCAAGTGAAGATGATCAAGAAGCTGGGGGatcacatcaccaacctgaagagactgggagcccctgagaatggcctgggagagtacctgtttgacaggctcAGCCTGGGGGAGAGTGACTGA